The sequence CAGAGGTAACTCACTTGCAAGATGTGGCATATTTATTGAATATATTAATGAAAATGGCATTAGGTTTTTTTGTGGTTTGGTGCACGCTTTCATTTGGCTTTATATATAAAAATAAACCTCTTCCAAGTTTTAAATTTCAAATAAAATCTATTTTATTATTTATAGGCTACAGCTGGCTGGTGGTTTTAATTATAGGCCCTCAAAAAGTATTTTATTGGTTACATAAAGTGATTTTTCCTGCTGAAAACCAATGGTTTTTTTACTATCAAGACTCCCTAATGACCACTATGATGAAAGCACCTATTTTATTTGCACCAATTAGTATTGTGCTTGTGGCCTTGGCTTTTTGTGTGTTTGTTCTTTTCACTGGTATTGTAAAGCGTGTTGAAAATAAATAAGAAAATAGAGTGGAGTTAGTTGTGCTTTTTTAATTAAAAAACAATAATTTAAAACAAGCGCGACTGAAGTCGCGCCTACGCTTTAAGGTAAAGTTAAGCTATATTTAGGGGTTATTTTTTACTATCAATACTCCATAAAACGTTTTGGTCAGATCCCATTATTGTTGTTGGCATTTGACCATTCCATTGTTGGGCTTTTACATACTCAACTAATGTTTTTGATTTACTCAAAGAAGCTGCTTTTGCTTTAATCGCTTCTGCTTCCGCTAAACCTTTTAGTGATATTGCCTCGGCTTCAGCTTCCGCCTCTTTTTTAATGGCATAAGCACGACCATCAGCTTTAGCTTTAGCAGCATCACGTTGCGCCATAGCAGTATTTACTTCTCGTTGCGCTTCTAATTTTTGACGATCGAGCTTATGTTGTTCTGCAGCAGCTAAATTTTTCTCAGTTTGTTTTGTTTCAATGCTTTGAATATATTTGGCCGGTAAAATGAGATTCTCTAATTGCGCTGAATCTAATTTAACAGGGTACTCCTTCATGCCATCAACAAGTAACTCTTCAATTTGCGCAATTACTTGAGAGCGGTTTTGTATTAGCTCTTCTGCTTTATATCGTGCTAACGCATCTTTTGCAGCAGATCTGAGTTTGGGGTCTAATATACGACTCTCAAACTGAGATAAACCACCATAAGCTTTAAATAACTCAAAAGCTTGATCGCGCTTAACAGTCCAGTTAATTGACACTTCTGCCACAACGGGCATTTGCTCATGGGTCGAAGCATTTAGTTTTTCAACATTCTTACGAGTACGAATTTCTAATACTTCTATGGTATCCACAAATGGGATTTTAGTATGTAACCCAGGGTTTACTTGCTCTGTTGCTTCACCAAAACGTTTGATTATGCCAACGTGACCTTCATCAACTGTATACATGGCTTGGTATGCTGTCGCTATGCCAGCAATAGCCAGTATTACACCGATAGCAGAACCTTTCTTTTTACTGACAATAGTTGAGAGATCTGGTAATTCATTTTGATTTTTTTGCATATTATTCCCTTATATATTTTTAAAATGTTACTGATAAAACATAAAGTAACAAATTAAGGGGACAAACGAGAGTAAAAATGATTTTTGGTCATTTTTATCTCGTAAAAGGGTTATGAAGGAGATTTTTGGCAGTGAATTCACTTATTTAAACTTTGGTAAAAGAGTTTTGTAACCCGTTCTTGTGGCAACCAGTTTGAGTAAGTTAATTTCAATGGGCTTAAAGGTTGTGCATCAATAATCGCTTGTTCAGTTTTATTTATTTTCATTGTCTCTAAAACTAATTCTTTAGCCTTTTTGACTAAGTGTAAGTAGTTATTGAGTTCTTGTTTATTGCTAATAGGACCGTGCCCCGGGATCACTTGAGTATTGTTATCTATTTTTTTTAATACATCAGTAACTGCATCAATCACACCATTAACACTACCTCCGCTATTCACATCAATAAATGGCAGGCTGTTTAAATTAAAATATATATCCCCCATATGCACTATGTTAGCGTTATCAAAAAATACAATGGCATCACCATCGGTATGAGCATTTTTATGTCGTCTGATAATTTAGCAAATTGATCATCAACAATATAAATACCATCTTCACCAATACTGGCCGCTATATTGCTTCCTTGGCCAAATAATACATAAATATTCTGATTGAGTTTTTGTACTTTAACTACGTTTGCATAACTAAATGAAGTACTTAAAAGTAGTGCAATGCTAAGTCAAATAACATGTTTGAGCATAATAGTTCCCTTTTATTATTTAATCTCAGCATAAGTTAATTTTTAGTCTGGGTAAATAAACATCAAAAAAAGCTTGTATTATATAATTACAGGTGTAATCTATGGTTTATAAATTACAAGGGTAATCGTTATGTCGACAATAACTGAAATCAGTAAAACAGAATTTGAAGTACTAGAGGTGTTATGGCAGCAGCATCCTGCTTCAGCAAATGAGATCATTGCTAAGCTAAATGAAAATAAAGAATGGCATGAAAAAACAGTAAAAACCTTACTTAATCGTATGGTAAAAAAAGGCGCTATAGGATTCGAAAAACAACAAAGGACTTATATTTATACGCCTTTATTAGAGCGAGACTCTTATACATTAAAAGAAAGTAAAAGCTTACTTGAGCGTATGTTCAGTGGGAAAATTGCCCCTTTAGTTGCTGGTTTTGCAAAATCTGATGAACTATCAAAGCAAGATATATCAGAGTTAAAGCAATTGATTGATCAATGGGAACAAGACAATGATTAACATGTTAGCTGATTCTCAATTGCTAACTTGGTTAATTGAGCAGCAACTTTATATCTGTTTAATTATGATCGCATTAGTGTTTTTTGAGAAAAAGTCATTACCTAGTTTAGGCGCTAAATTAAGTTATAGCCTTTGGTTGATATTACCAGTGGGAATAATTTTGAATAATTTGCCTTTAGGGTTTGTGGCAATTGAAAATAATGAGATTACCCGTTATTTAGTGGGGATTCAATCACCTGAGTTTTCTCAAACGGAGTTGAATTATCTACCTTTAGTTTGGGGGTTAGGTGCGTTTGTTATTTTGTTTATTGGATTTTTTTCAAAGCAGCAACAGCAGATAGCATCATCTTTAACTCCGACAGCAGCACAAAATCTACCACTACAGTTACCTGATAGATTAAGGCTGTATCACTCAGATATTGTATCAAGCCCTTTATTATTAGGGGTTTATTCGCCTAAGTTAGTTTTACCGACTCATTATCAAAAGTTATATAGCCAAGAACAGCTAAAAATGATTTTAGAGCACGAAATTTATCACTATAAGCGTAAAGACAATTTATGTAATAGCCTAGCGATTATTGTTCTAAGTTTATTTTGGTTTAATCCTCTGATTTGGTTTGGCTATTTGAGTTATCGTCGCGTGCAAGAGATCTCATGCGATTCAGCTGTATTAAAAAGTAAAACAAAATCACAGAGCATTGAATATGGTAAAGCCTTATTAATATGCGCTGAGCAAACAAGCACGAAACTTTGTGCTTATACACACTATGGAGAGAAGAGTACTATGTTGCAAAGAATTAATAATCTTAAACAAAAAAAATCTACAAAACCTTTAGCGCAATTAGCTGCAATTGCACTGACTACAAGCTTGTTGAGCGGTATAGCAGTAGCACATCAAGATGAAGTTCATGGTATGAAACAAGAACAGGTTTCTCCAATTATGCGTATCGAACCAAAATATCCTGCTCTAGCTGCCGAAGAAGGCACAGAAGGGGCTGTAGTGTTAGTTTATGATATTACACCTGCTGGTTTGGTTGAAAACGTAAGCGTAGTTACTGCACAGCCTAAAAAAGTATTTGATAAAGTTTCAAAAGTTGCTTTAAGGCAGTGGAAATTTGCTAAAACAGAGCATGGTGCTAAGCGTTTATTAGTACAATTAGATTATGCGATGAGTAAAGATAGTGAAAAAGCGCCTGATTTATTGGAACGTATTAAAGTGACTCACTAATTCACTTTTAATGAGAGATAACTTAAGCTTGTATATACAAATTTAATCAATTGAGTAATTTGTATATACAAGTTGTTTTTTATAAATCATATTTTCATTTTCACTCCCCCAAAGCCCGCTATTTATAAGCAAAAAACCATATTAAAGAGACTTAACAGGTACCCCCCTTATTTTGAGGATTAAAAAACGTTATCATATTACTGCAGCCGTTGTGATATTAGCGTAGTTAAGGAAATTGTAGTGGGTTCAGTGTTATCAAAAGTTAGACAGTTCGTTTCTATAGGGTTTTATGCGATAAATACCTTTTTTTGGGTATTGCCTATTATTATTTGTGGATTTTTAAAATTAATCCCTATTAAGCCGTGGCAGCAGTTTATAAGCTGGATTGCTAAATTTTTAGCGAGTCGCTGGGTTGCTTGTAACTCACTCATTCAAAATATAATGACACCATTTAAATTAGAAGTGACAGGTTTAGATGATTTACAACCGAAAGATTGGTATTTGGTTATTGCAAATCACCAAAGCTGGGTTGATATTTTAGTGATGCAACGTTTATTACATAATCGTATTCCATTTTTAAACTTCTTTTTGAAAAAAGAACTTATTTATGTGCCATTTTTAGGGTTAGCATGGTGGGCATTAGACTTTCCATTTATGTCACGTACCAGCAAAGCACAATTAAAAAAGAACCCATCACTACGTGGAAAAGATATAGAAACAACTCGAAAAGCATGTGAAAAATTCAAAGAAGTACCTGTAAGTATTGTGAATTTTGTTGAAGGTACACGCTTTACTGAAAATAAACATAAAAGGCAGAAAAGTCCTTTTCAGCAATTGTTAAAACCAAAAGCGGGTGGCATTGCTTTTGTTTTACAGGCTATGGGCGATCAACTCTCTAAAATAGTGAATATCACCATACATTACCCTGATGGCATACCTAATTTTGTTGATTTTGCTAGCGGTAAAGTAAAGCGTATTCAAGTACATGTTGAAGTGATGCCAATTAGGGATGCATTAATCGGTGACTATACTAATGATACTGACTTTAGGGTGCAGTTTCAGTCTGAGCTAAATAAAATGTGGCAAGATAAAGAGCAAAACATGAAAAAGCTATCTGAAAATGAGGTTGCTTAAACTTTAAGTTTCACTAAAAGGAATTCAAATGAGCCCGCTACAAACACTGATTTTACCTTGGTTAGCTAACATGCCTGAGGCTGGTTTAATATCTGCGATTATCGCAGTATTATTAGGTATTAGTTTACTAGTTGTAGTGTACTTATTTGCAAGTCGCTTATTATTACCAACCTTGCAGAAAATCGCTTTATACTTCTCGCCAAAAACAATAGGTCCTTTAAGTCATTTAATCCATAAACTTGATCGAAGACTCTCGGTTTTGTTTTGTACAATTTTATTCTTAACAACCTTTCATTTTATTTACCCTTCTACAGAGTTACTTACATCTATATTTAAATCAGGCGGGCAAATTCTCTTAGTCATTTATGCAGGCTTAATATTTAGCTCTGTTGTGAGTATTGCTGGGGCGATATATAACCAACTCTCTTTTTCTAAAGATGTGCCTATTCAAGGCTTAATCCAAGTCATTAAATTAGTCACCTTTATTGTAGCTGCTATTCTGGTTTTTAGTATCATGATAGGTAAAACACCCGCTTACATTTTATCGGGTTTTGGTGCGTTAGCTGCCGTTATTTTGCTGGTATTTAAAGATACAATTCTTGGATTTGTTGCTAGCATTCAAATAGCAGCTAATCGCTTAGTAACTTATGGTGATTGGATTGAAGTAAAAAGTTTTGGTGCTGATGGTGAGGTTGAAGAGTTAGGGTTAAATACTGTAAAAGTACGCAACTGGGATAAAACAATAACGACAATACCTACCTATGCACTTATCTCGGATTCATTTAAAAACTGGCGTGGCATGTCTGAGTCTGGCGGCCGCAGAATCAAACGATCTATGAATATTGATATGTTATCAATATCAATCGTTACAGAATCAATGCAAAATGAATTAATCAATAATGAAAACCTGCAAGGGTTTTTACTTAAAAATGTAAAGCCTTTAGTGGGACAAACGAATATTGGTTTATTTCGTCAATATGCAGAATTTTATTTAAAGCAACATGTCAGTTTGAATCAAAATTTAACTTTAATGGTACGTGAACTACAGCCAACAGAGCACGGTTTGCCAATAGAGTTTTATTGTTTCAGCCAAGATAAGCGCTGGATCCCTTATGAGCACCTTCAAGCCGATATTATTGACCATTTTTTAGCGATGTTATTAATTTTTAAATTAAAACCTTACCAAAGCATTAGCGGCGAATTAAAACTATAATTTTACAGATAAAATGAGTTGCTGGTTAATATAAGTTAATTCAGCATCTTGTCTAAAAAACATCTCGTATTGCTTAAGTATTTTTCTACGGATCAATCTAGGTGAGGTGAGTACACCTGAAACTATTAAATACCATTTTCCTTGCTCTATTTGAAAAGAAATAGATAAAGGGGATGCTATTTTTTGATTTAATAATGTCAATAAATTATAAATACAAAGCGGTGGTATAGTTATATTTTGCGCTAAAATGTGAGGTAAATCTATAATATTAATTTCGCCAGAATTAGCCAAGCACTGCATGTGCTTAACGGCTTGAAGTTCTTCACCAATAAGCACATTATCAAGTTTACTCGCCTTAAGTTTATAACGTAATAGCTCAGCTAAGTCTGTAATGGCATTTGATGCTAATTCTTCATCTTGTTCAATTAATTCTTCAATATTATCTAGACTCTGATAAAGAAACTCTGGTTGTATTTGTTGTGCTAAAATTTTTAAATTTAATTTTTGATTATCTTGCTCAAGCTTGCTTTTCTCTCTGGCTGATAAAGCCATTTGATAGCCGATACACCAAATAATATGAATATTTATGCTGATGGCAATGAGGCCGTAATAGAGTTTATCCCTATTTGTTGATTCTGAGTCCCAGAGGATGGTGAGTAAATTCAACGGAAAAAGCAAAACTAAATTAGTTAATACAATGGCAATCAAAATACTAAATAGCTTTTTTAAAGTTGAGGCCGCTTTATTTTTTGCAATTATTTTTCGTGCGACATAGTGCAATACCATTAAATTCATAATGATAAAAATGAGCCAATCATGTGTATATGCAAGTACTTTTTTTGCTTCAACAACGCTCAATGCGATTAAGGGTAAAGTCGTTAATAGAATAAATATTAGTACCTGGGCTAGCCAGTAATCGGTAAGTCTACGCATGTTTATTTTTATCAAAGTTATATGGAAGTACTAAGCTAACATGATAATTATTATCAGTTGTTAAGCCAAACTTAAGTTTATAGTTTTTATCAAAAATTAAATCTAACCTTTTTTGTAAATTGGTGAGTCCTGTTTTAGTACCATCAGCAGTAAAGTCAGGTTTGATTGGGTTAATAACTTCTAAAGTGAGTTTGCCACGATAGATTCTGGCACGAATAGTAATACAGCCGCCATGCATAATAGGTGCGATACCATGTTTAATTGCATTTTCTATAAAGGTAAATAAGCTCATCGTTGGTATTTTTGCGTTGAGTGCTTTTTGATCTACAAGCCACTGCAATTCTAACCTTTCTTCAAATCGTACTTTTTCTAACTTCAGATAATGTTTACATAATTCTATTTCTTGTTGTAACTCTAATTGGTGTTGTTTGTTTTCAAAATGATGATGAAACAAAGCTCTAAATTGTTGTAGTAGTTTTTTTGCTTCAGTTTTATCCTCAAATAACATGCCCCTAATGCTATTTAATGCGTTAAATAAAAAATGAGGATTAAGCTGGTAAGTCAGAATATCCAGTTGTTGTTTTTTTAACTCTTTGAATAATCTTTTTTTATGTAAATAAGCAACAAATTGTAAAAATGATAATGCCCATAAGCAATAAAATAAGCTATGTACAAAGGCTTCAGCTAAAAATATGCCAATGCCTGTTTTATTTTCATATCCTGAATTAGGTGAAGGGGACTGGAAGCCGATATGAACTGAGTTCTTATTATCACTATCTGTGTTTGTTTCAGTTTTTATTTGCAATAAAAATGTACCAGGGACTGAGGCTGTATGAGTATAAGTTGCACTGGCAAAGCCTGTGATAAAAGAGAAAAAAATAGCGCTGAGGTATATCGTTTTAGTGGTGTGTTTTTTAAATTGAATATATTTAATAGGAGAATAAATAAATACTAAAGGGAGCAAAACTATAAGCGCGCAGTTATGTAAAAAAGTACTAATTGTACTTTTATCAAATTCAAACGGAGTAAACTGGATTTCAAGATAGATGCATGCCAGTAATAGAATTTGCAAGCTTTGAAAGATGATTAAGCTTTTATACTGACGAAATATTTTTTGCACAATGCGTTCCGGTTTTATTCTCGAAACGTGACCTTAATTGTTTTTATTCAAAATGGCAATTTTATAGCGCTTCAAATAGATAATTTCTATTTTACAATATGTGGAAGTTAAAGCATTTTTGAGAGAACTTCATTTATTAGAGCACTACGAATAAATGAAGTTTTTAGATTTATTAATCTTCGTCTTTATCTACAACAACAAATGCGGCTGCATTGTAGTTATCAGTTGTTTCTGGTGCGATGAAAATAGTATGGAATTCATCTTCAACAGGTTCAATTGTATATTCAAGAATTGGCGCAATTGAATCTGCTTTAGTAATTTTAAGTTGAGTATTGTCAATATTTAAATTGATGTACTCACTACCATCACCATATTCTAAATCTTCAGCGACTAATTTATCTCCGATATACACATCGATTAAACCGGTGTTTGATGAGAAAGTATGCATAATAATTACACGATATTGGTTATCTGCAATGTCTTCGTCTTTTACAAAAACAGCACCTAATGTCGGCTCAAGTTGTGAGTCTTCATTTTGATCAAGGTAAGCAAAAACAACATATTCTTCATCATGAGATAAACTAAAAGATGTTTTTTCGATTACATCTTCTAAAGTATTACCGTCAGTCGCTTTAAATGAATAGCTAGAATATAATTTATCTTGATATAAGGTTTGTTCAATAGTTGCTTGTCCGTACTCGAGCGCTGAATCAGGAGATAGAGACACTTCTTCATCATTATTCTTATCAAACCATATAATGTTTAATTCGTTATTAACTAAGTTAATAGCTGTAACGTCGCTTTCATACGTCTCGTCACTCGTACAACCTGTTAAAATTAAGCTGGTTGTCAGTAATGCAATTATTGATGCTTTCATATAAATAAACTAAATTCAAAAGGAGGTGTGTTTTTATTATACATTTTCATAGATGCGGGAAACTGTAGCCAAATGTTACCAACACAGGTAAATAGTGTAATCAAAGCGACAAACATAGAGAAATACATTAAAATGGCGATGTTTTCTACTTTTGCAAAGCAAGGATTTTTGCACTTATTTTAGGTGTAACTTTTGAAAAAAATCATATCTTATAAAATGATATTTTTAATACTTTTACTGATGTTTGATATGCCAGTTGCGATAGCACATCATCCGCAAATCGTTATAGGTATTAATCATGCACCCCCGTATACTTTTGTCGATACAAATCAACAAGGCTCTGGGATTATATTGGATATAATGCAGCGCATTGAAGTTGATGTTGGTTTTGAATTAGAGGTTGTATCTTGTCCGTTTCCTCGTTGCTTGAAAATGGCTAAAGAAGGCAAAATAGATATGTTGGGTGGTTTAATTAAAAACCCGCAAAGAAATGACTATTTAGACTTTATCGAACCAGCTTATATGGTATTAAATTCGTCCTTTGTATTTTATGCTTTGAAAGATAATAATATTGAAGTTAATACTTATGAGCAACTCTCAAATAAACGTATTGCTGTTACAAGAAAAGCAGCACATTTTGAACGATTTGATAATGATTTAACACTCGATAAAGTTTTAGTCTCTTCTGAGAAGGTTGCTATGGATATGTTACTCAAAGACCGTGTTGACATTGTTATTGCAGTGGAAGAAACCGCTGACTATTCCTTAAAATACTTAAATCAAGATCGTCATAAATTGCAGAAATTAAATTATAGATATACAGATACTATTTTGGGTTATGCAGCTTTCTCACGTAAATATCATAATTTAGAGATTTTAAATAAAATAAAACAAAAAATGCGTGATTTTCAAAAAAATGGCATGTTAACCGAGCTTGTAAAACCTTATAATTTACCTCCAATTAATGAATAGTTTAAGTTTCTGGTTACAGGTTTGTGATTTAATGTAATCGCTTCATCTTGTGTTCAGTTAATTTTATTTATTATTGCGTTATCGCTTTATAAAAATCCTTTAGGGAATGAATCATGTTATTGAAAAAAACACTTGTACCGGTCGTTGTGGCTTCACTTGTATTAACTGGCTGTGCATCTACCAACGCTGAAAAAGGCGCTGTGATTGGTGCTATTTCAGGTGCTGTTTTAGGTAAAGCAACTAGTAATCATAAAAATAAACGCGCTGTATTTGGTGCGGCAATTGGTGCTATTGCAGGTGCTGCGATTGGCGATTATATGGATAAGCAAGAACAGGCTTTTCGTGATGAGTTATCAGGTTCTGGTATTGATGTAGTGCGTGAAGGTGATAATTTACGTTTGATCATGCCTTCGAATATTACATTTGCAACAGGTCAGTCATATATCACATCTGGTTTTCACACGACTTTAAACGATGTAGCTAAAGTACTTGTTAAGTTTGATAAAACATTATTAAGCATCGAAGGGCATACAGATAGTTCAGGTGCAGCTGATTTTAATCAAAAACTTTCAGAGCAACGTGCTACAAGCGTTAAATCATACCTAATGAATCAAAACATTTTAGCAGCGCGTTTAAATACGACAGGCTATGGTGAAACACAGCCAGTAGCGGCTAATAATACAGCGCAAAATAAAGCATTAAACCGCCGTGTTGAGATTCAAATTGTGCCTAATGAAGCATAAAACTGCTTGAAGCTAGGAGATAAGGTTTTCTTCTAGCTTCTAGCTTCTAGCTTCTAGTTTCTAGCTTAAATTTCAGCTGCTACTACTGAGATTTCTACTAGTAATACATCACGTGCCATACTTGCTTGAACACATGCACGTGCCGGCGCATAACCTTCATTTACCCAGTTATCCCATACTTCATTCATTTGAGCAAAATCAGCCATATCTTTAATATAAATTGTTGCTGATAATATATGGTTTCTATCACTGCCAGCTTGTTCAAGTAATGAATCTACTTTATCTAACATAGTCTGAGTTTGCTCTTTGATTCCTTGTGTCGCATCGGCACATACTTGGCCACACAAATAAATTGTACCGTTATGTTTTACAATTCGGCTCATGCGTTGTTTTGTTTCTAGGCGCTCAATCGTCATTATTAGTCTCATTTTAAAGGGGTTAACTATTCAACGAGAGATATTAACAAACTTATGTATTAAACGATCTTTTTAAATCAGCTAGCTAATAAAATTTAATTCTAAGATATAGTGCGTTAAACCAAGATAAATCAATCAAGCATCTTTTGATTGCGCCGACTTTTGGTTTTTATCAATCATTTGAGCAGCGTATTTTATCAACAGGATTAAAATCTCGATTATTTCATAATCTGTTAAGTGATATTGAAGTTGAGCATGATTTAAAATTTAAATCGCTGTTGCCCGAGCCGCATTTATCGCAAACGCAACAGCAAATTCAAATAGTGCATGATGAAGGTGATAAATTTGCCCCCTTTGATTTAACTGCTGAGCAAGTATCACAATTTGAACATGTTAACTTAACTGCCACACAAGGCTTAGGGCATGGGCGAGTGATAAATTCAGAGCAAACATGGCAAGCTTTTTTGAACTTAATGAAAGCGGCTTAATATAATGAATCCAATAGTATTACTGATAAGCAGATACTATTGGAACGTATCACTTTGATCTTAAATAAAGCTAGCAACTTCATTTAAATCTTTTTTCACTAATGCATGATCGGGTACTGTGGCATCATCAGCTGGATAGCCTGCAATAAGTAGCATATAGGCTCTTTCGTTATCTGGATTTCGGTTACAAATTTTAGTTAAAAAACTCATAGGTTTTGGCGTATGAGTTAATGTTACTAAGCCGCTATGATGTAGTGCTTGAATTAAAAACCCAGTAGCGATGCCAACTGATTCATGAACATAATAATTTTGGTTTTTATCTTCTGCATGGATACCGCCTTTCTTTTGGCTAAAAATAGCAATTAACCAAGGTGCCGATTCTAAATAAGGTTTGCTGGCATCTGTGCCTAAAGGTTTTAGGGCATCTAGCCATTCTTCACCAGCACGACCTTCATAAAATGATTTTTCAAGATTTTCAGCTTCAATACGAATTTGTTTTTTGATATCAGCACTATGAATCGCAACAAAGTGCCAAGGTTGATGGTTTGCACCACTAGGTGCCGTGGCCGCAGCTTTTAGGCAAGTTTCTATTATCTCTTTTGGTACGGGTCTATCTGAAAAAGATCGAATAGAATGGCGACGTTTAATGTTTTCGTAGTTTTCTTTAGCTTTTTCTAGCATTTCATCATGTGGATATTCGATAAAATCAGATAATGGGATATTATTATGTTGTTGCATATGCAGCTCTTTTTATTTGTTTTGATTGTTATAGCTGTGTAATGATTAAAGATCAAGCGAATTATTTATGAGGCTAAATTGTTTAGATTAAGCATTGTACAATGCCATAAAAACAATTTTTGTACTAAAAATTACAATTGTTCATTAATTATTCAGATTGGCAGTGTAAAATACAGCTATCAAATTAAATTAATGGGGAGCGGTTAATATGCAAATTCAACCATCAAATCATTATGCTCAAGTTGGGCAAAGTAGTACACCTAAAATGGAACAGGCTCAAGTTCAGGCCCTGCAGTAAATGAAGTATCTTCTACGGTTGTACAATTGTCTTCACAAGCTCAGGCTTTATCTGCTGCAGATAGACCAAGTATTCCTGAAAATCCTACATTACCTAATGATGGTCAATATATTGAAGCTAAAAAATCAATTGCTAAATATAATACATATCAAAATTTAACAGATGATTCGTTGTCAGCAAAAGAAGCATATGTTGTAAAAAATAATGATGAAGTTCGTCAAGCAGTCGTCGCTAAAGAAGCAATGGAGCAGCAAGCTAAATTATTAGCTGTGTACGCTAATGCAAATGATGAAGATCAAACAATTCCCATTGATTACACTGTTTAGTATCTAATTAAGAACCGCCCATTTTGGCGGTTTTTTTGTTTCAGTCCTTTTTTATTCTATTATTTCAAAAAACCACTTATCACCGCAATTTACCTTTAATCACTTTCTTGTATGTTTTTTAAGCCTATTTATTTAGCATAGCGCCAGTAAAATAAATTAATTTACAATTTTATAACAAGCGATATAACTAAAACAAAACTAACAAGTGCTTAAGAGAGAGTGAATATGTTAACTATTAATGGATTATCAAAAACATACGATAATGGTGTTAAAGCTTTAGATGACGTTAATTTAGAGATACCAAAAGGTATGTTTGGTTTATTAGGTCCAAATGGAGCGGGTAAATCATCTTTAATGAGAACTATCGCAACATTACAGCAAGCTGATAAAGGTTCGATTAACTTTGATGGCATAGATGTATTTGCTGATCCTCAAGCACTGCGCCAAAGGTTAGGCTACTTACCACAAGACTTTGGTGTTTATCCACGTATTAGCGCTTATGAATTATTAGATCATATGGCGATTTTAAAAGGCATTAAAAATAAAGGCGAAAGAAAAGAAGCGGTTGAAGGTTTATTAGCGCATACCAATTTATATCAGCATCGTAAAAATG is a genomic window of Pseudoalteromonas sp. '520P1 No. 423' containing:
- a CDS encoding histidine kinase; translated protein: MRRLTDYWLAQVLIFILLTTLPLIALSVVEAKKVLAYTHDWLIFIIMNLMVLHYVARKIIAKNKAASTLKKLFSILIAIVLTNLVLLFPLNLLTILWDSESTNRDKLYYGLIAISINIHIIWCIGYQMALSAREKSKLEQDNQKLNLKILAQQIQPEFLYQSLDNIEELIEQDEELASNAITDLAELLRYKLKASKLDNVLIGEELQAVKHMQCLANSGEINIIDLPHILAQNITIPPLCIYNLLTLLNQKIASPLSISFQIEQGKWYLIVSGVLTSPRLIRRKILKQYEMFFRQDAELTYINQQLILSVKL
- a CDS encoding sensor histidine kinase, with amino-acid sequence MQKIFRQYKSLIIFQSLQILLLACIYLEIQFTPFEFDKSTISTFLHNCALIVLLPLVFIYSPIKYIQFKKHTTKTIYLSAIFFSFITGFASATYTHTASVPGTFLLQIKTETNTDSDNKNSVHIGFQSPSPNSGYENKTGIGIFLAEAFVHSLFYCLWALSFLQFVAYLHKKRLFKELKKQQLDILTYQLNPHFLFNALNSIRGMLFEDKTEAKKLLQQFRALFHHHFENKQHQLELQQEIELCKHYLKLEKVRFEERLELQWLVDQKALNAKIPTMSLFTFIENAIKHGIAPIMHGGCITIRARIYRGKLTLEVINPIKPDFTADGTKTGLTNLQKRLDLIFDKNYKLKFGLTTDNNYHVSLVLPYNFDKNKHA
- a CDS encoding DUF4397 domain-containing protein, with protein sequence MKASIIALLTTSLILTGCTSDETYESDVTAINLVNNELNIIWFDKNNDEEVSLSPDSALEYGQATIEQTLYQDKLYSSYSFKATDGNTLEDVIEKTSFSLSHDEEYVVFAYLDQNEDSQLEPTLGAVFVKDEDIADNQYRVIIMHTFSSNTGLIDVYIGDKLVAEDLEYGDGSEYINLNIDNTQLKITKADSIAPILEYTIEPVEDEFHTIFIAPETTDNYNAAAFVVVDKDED
- a CDS encoding ABC transporter substrate-binding protein — its product is MKKIISYKMIFLILLLMFDMPVAIAHHPQIVIGINHAPPYTFVDTNQQGSGIILDIMQRIEVDVGFELEVVSCPFPRCLKMAKEGKIDMLGGLIKNPQRNDYLDFIEPAYMVLNSSFVFYALKDNNIEVNTYEQLSNKRIAVTRKAAHFERFDNDLTLDKVLVSSEKVAMDMLLKDRVDIVIAVEETADYSLKYLNQDRHKLQKLNYRYTDTILGYAAFSRKYHNLEILNKIKQKMRDFQKNGMLTELVKPYNLPPINE
- a CDS encoding OmpA family protein, which codes for MLLKKTLVPVVVASLVLTGCASTNAEKGAVIGAISGAVLGKATSNHKNKRAVFGAAIGAIAGAAIGDYMDKQEQAFRDELSGSGIDVVREGDNLRLIMPSNITFATGQSYITSGFHTTLNDVAKVLVKFDKTLLSIEGHTDSSGAADFNQKLSEQRATSVKSYLMNQNILAARLNTTGYGETQPVAANNTAQNKALNRRVEIQIVPNEA
- a CDS encoding RidA family protein, with the translated sequence MTIERLETKQRMSRIVKHNGTIYLCGQVCADATQGIKEQTQTMLDKVDSLLEQAGSDRNHILSATIYIKDMADFAQMNEVWDNWVNEGYAPARACVQASMARDVLLVEISVVAAEI
- a CDS encoding nitroreductase family protein is translated as MQQHNNIPLSDFIEYPHDEMLEKAKENYENIKRRHSIRSFSDRPVPKEIIETCLKAAATAPSGANHQPWHFVAIHSADIKKQIRIEAENLEKSFYEGRAGEEWLDALKPLGTDASKPYLESAPWLIAIFSQKKGGIHAEDKNQNYYVHESVGIATGFLIQALHHSGLVTLTHTPKPMSFLTKICNRNPDNERAYMLLIAGYPADDATVPDHALVKKDLNEVASFI